A segment of the Nasonia vitripennis strain AsymCx chromosome 2, Nvit_psr_1.1, whole genome shotgun sequence genome:
AAAGACGATATCTTTTTTACGTGTACTGTCGTTATCTTCAACCTGAACAATGAAGTGTCTTGTTCGAACTTTAGTTGATAGGGATTTATTTGCCATCGGTGATTCGTACGTTTTCagcacttttttttttgcaaaacaaAAATCGCAAGGAATGTTTATGTCAGTAATTTTAGATGTGGAATCGGTCAGAAAGAAAATCGATCAATCCTCTATGCccttataaaattaaaaaaatcatctgCAGACTTTGCTAGTATTCTAAAAATTTACATTGATACTATTTACTTGATATGCATATGCTATTGATACAACTTTACTAAGATTAAACTCTGATTAAATACCGCACATACATTGTTATCAACTTGagataaaatcataaatgcAGGCACTTAATCGCTGACCATGTCAGTATCTAATGCAGTTTTAAATATTACTTTTgctatgtaaaaaatgtacatgTGCTTTTTACGACTATTTGCATGATAAAAATTGTCATGTTCATAAAAGTCAAAAAAGTATTCGCATTTAAGTAATGACACATTTCAAAACAAAGCGCGCGGAGAGTCTTTTCAACCGCCAGAAAGCCGGGGCATCTGTTTTTTCTCGGAcgctgtattatatatatatatatgcatacatatagAGCCTCCTCTCTGAAACACGACCGTTATGAATTCTTCGAATATCTTCCCAAAGAAATACTCTACCGTTTCGAGTGTTTTCGAGTTCTTCTACAAATTTGGACACTTACTATGTAATCAACGTATTGTCACACAATTAGGATACctcattttattatcaacatTATAATCACTATTTTACTCATAtaggtataatatataaataaaaattttacaaacacaaaatgataataatctttcaatcatgattttttaattgacgaagatatattatttatcataTTAGATAGATAAAAAAGAGAGGATTGACGTAAATAAGACTTTTATGTTTGCAAACCACTTGTTttaaagtatattttaaactaggaagtgtgaaaaaaaaaaacaatttacgCTCTAACAATGAATTAGTCATAGAAGAGTCATTGACGGGAAGTAAAAAACtctttaaattataaatagaaatttcaatgcttatgggattgaaatattattcaaacaacaaaatgataaATCAACATGTTTATTATGTCATTCCTATGTTGAGGTAGTTACTTCACgatgtattatattatcacATATCTTATAGatttgtaataatataatttacttAGATATTGAGTATAAATACAGACATTTAGTTTATAAACATGCAAAAGCTGAAGTTGTTCTTGTAAGTTTTGATAATatctaaaattttgtttttatttcaagGTCCGCCATTATCCTCAAAAAGTTGCACTGAACCGGTCAAGTGACTCTGCAGATGTAAAAGAGGGGAATTCACCGCTTGAAAACACCGAAGTAAAATCGATGAATCGAGTGATTGAAAAATTCtaagtaaaattttacaataatattaCGATCAATATAGTAATACTTAAAGATTAcatcattgtattttttgtttatacatGTTTACAGAATTCAACACAATACTCTTCAAAGGATAAACTATTGAACCTAAGCCAAAAGTAAATCTATACACTCAAGAATATAAAATTAGGACTAATCAAATACGTCGAGTAAGACAGTGATTGCTACCTTAATTAAGAGAAACGAAAATTTCGCTGGAATATGTTTCTCAGCTCACGTATGGCGGAAGTAATTAAATATGGGTTCTGCGTTCTCGAATTATTCGTGAGACTAACCACAGAATTTGATTGTACTTCTGCAACACATTCCTGATTAATTAAACTTgaagaaaaaatttgttatcaaTACCACAGGATATGTACTTTATCATAAGATACGGTATAAAGAAGCCACGAGACTACAACAATGCAAACAAaacttaatttatattttccataaatataactacgactgtaaaaatttaaatgacaTTCAAATTCATAAGTAATTGCTTTTAATATTTGTAGTCAAGGTCGTATAAGGGGTCGAGTAATTGAAACAATTCTGTCAATTAAAAAGAACTGCATATTTTATCGACTAAATGAGCGTTAGACTACATAGATCGGCCACAAAATTTATTACGATGACGCAATGCTTCAACCTATTAATCGGTTTTGCAAATAGTGGGTAGGATTCACTAAATTGACTTAACGAAGTTTCATTTGCTAAATAGCAGCTATTAAGCTTTTACGGGGGCCTATATATAAGTTGCAAATTAAACAACAATACattttgcatatatattgtatGCGATTGAGAAAAAGAGATCAAAGGTTTTGACCTAATTACATTGAActtatttttgcattttgagtaaattaaattcttttctttaggaattataattttaaatattccagTTTTGAATAAGTgacttttttgaaaaagacCAATTCTTCATGATTTTAATGTGATAAATCACACGATGAATTCTTTATAGTTAAAACACTTTTTTTTACTTCAGGTTTTGTACTCCGTGACACTAAGCCTGTCAATACGTTAAATTTCAACGCTGATTTAGAGATAATTAAGGTGTGACTATTCACAAACAAGGTGTTAAGATTCGAGATCAAGAGCGTCAAACCTGCTTATTTAATCAAGATGTAATAGTAAAAATAGCACTAACTCTATGTAAACTTCTCGGTATAAGGCTGTTGATTCACCGTACTAGAAAACCAATGATATGTATAGTACAGCCTATGTATAGTATATCTATCAAAGTTTGCgcgtacaaaaaaaaatcatcccGACGTTCTTAGAATCCTTTCCTGTAGCTTCCTCTTTTTTATGTATGACAATGTCAAAAGAGATAATTTAACTTTGAAAACCGAGTTTCCtgcttttaaaaatgaaacaattCAATTTATATCTTTTATTGTCACATTACAACCGAAATGGattaatcaataaatcattttcaTGATAAAAACAAGGCATACGAATATCAATAAATGTTCTTCAATATATTGTTTGGCAATAAAAagcatgaaaaatatatttttttaatcagcACAAGAATATTTAAACTAGAAAAGCTGAACTCAACTCAAATTATCAAACTTTTAACCTGTGCTACTCTTTTATTTGATgataatactttttttaaaactgattGGTGATAGATCTGGATTTCCCATGTACATCATCCACCAATATAAATATCAAAAGGATCTTTCCGTCTTGCTGTTGAGTGGCGCTGAATGAATTACGGCTATTATACACGAAAGCAAAACGGTGGGATGCTGCCTTGATATAGCACTTGTATCGATAAAAAAGATGCGCATGTGTGCTCGAGAGTGAGATGAGGCCTTGCGAGATcgcaggaaaaaaaagaagaagagcgcAGATGTCAGATTGACTGTCGAGAAAATGAAGTCGTTGGCCTGTTCAAATATTTACGTTTGAACTTTAAACACGGAAACTGTAATTGGGATGCTGGAAGCAATTACTTTCGTGAGAAAAGTAATAAAACTGTTGCGCGAATTTTTCGTGATCGATGatgtaaaagtttattttacTTGAAATTCGAAGACTTATAGGTGCAAAAAGTAACAGAACAATGAATAATCGtagacttgaaaaaaaaacttttgcaTCTTACTGCATGTGATTAAATTCTTTTCTTCCCACAACAATGGCTTGGCTTCGAGCGTTCGCTACATCGATATAAATGACGATCGCTGATTACCGTTAATTTCACTCGCGAGATTTAGTAATGAATTGCGAAACTCCGGGGTTTTCACGTTTCTGTATACGATTATAATAACTGTAGATTAACGGCGAGATGCTGGTCTCCGGATGATTTCAATAGGTGGACTCTCGCATATATTTCGTCCGCTATAGACACACAGCCGAAAGTAGAATCAGCGTAACAATTCAGGTATAAAAGGGATCTCGCGTTCGATTTGATTGTCATTGTTGAAGTGCAATTTTGTTTCATCGCGTAAATAAATCGCTGCATTGGCTATTTTTGAAGAACATTAAAAATCTTTCCCTGATGTCATCGCACGTGTGCAAATGATGTAAGTACGGAATCGACTTAATGACTTCCGTAATTACGACTCCTCTcgaagtaaaaacaaaaaaacacgAAACAAAACCTTCTTACACCTGAATTTCATGCTTTCTACTATCGGAATTGTTCGTTCCAAAAAACTCCCCAAAAATAAAATCCATGCGCATACCCATAGCCTTGCAGCTGTTGTCGCTGAGAATATTGTTCTGGATCTCGGCGTGCTTGATGAAGGGCAGAACCGCGTAAGCCATGGTGAGACAGGCGACGTACGCCATGAGAGTCTTTCCGTGCAGGTTCCTCAGCGACGAGAAGAGCGAGTAGACGGCGAAGGTCGCGATGAGGAAGATCACCGAGAGCCAGTTGGCCGCCGTCTCGGACCAGCGCATGGCGTTCTCCATCTTCACCCGACTGTCCTCGGCCGGGCTGTTGCACGCCAGAATCTTGGTGGTGTTGTGGATCCTCGAGTAGGCCACGCAGAACCTCTCCTGCTCGTGGGTGTAATTGGTCTTGACGCCGTCGATGTTGGTGTTCTCCAGAACGAAGTGGCCATCGCCGGAGATTCTCGGCAGGTCCGAGTTCTTGGCCAGTCGACCAGACAGGTAGATGCCGTACTGCGCGGGCACGACGCAGCCCTTCCGGTGTATCCTGTAGAAGTCGTCGTAGCCACTGACCTCAGGGTCCAGGATACCGTCCGGCAAAGGCGGAAGATCGAACTCCTCGTCGGCGGTCTCGTTGGCGCTGGGCTTGTAGCAGAGTCCCGGACGATCCTTGTGCAGCTTGTCGTGGAACTCTCCGGGTTGACAGCAAAACCTGATGCACTTCATCACCAGACAGGGACAGCCTCGGAGCTGGCCGTACTCGTCCCGGTACTGAGCCGAGCTCGGGAAGGTCAGCCCGTCGAGCAGCACCGAGCCCTCGGCGAGCACCTCGGTCGCGTTCTCCAGACTCACGGAGACCAGCTCGTGGCAGGGCTGCTCGGCGGCGACGAGGCCGAAGGTCAGAAGAACCAGGAGGACACCCGCAGTCGACGGCATGGCGGTGTCCGGCTTTGTGTGAGAACCGCCGAACGCGCAGCTTCCCTCCAGGCCGTATCGGCCGGGCTTTCCTTCCTCCGGCTCTTTTATCAGCGCGGCACCGAGCTCGCTGTTTATCGCGCGGCCGATAAATAACGTTGTGGCTCTTTGCGCTGCGCGTGTATTCTCTACGATTTCACACACTCGCCAAATCGGCCGAAAATTTATCTCCCACAGTCTTCGCTTTCAATCACACGGAGAAATTCCCACAACTTCCTTCAAGAAACTATCCACACGCGCCGGTTGCGCAACTCGACCTATCACTCCCGCGAATCATATCGCACTTTTGTCGTCCGAGCAGCGCGAGCTCTTGCAACTAATTGGCCGTGCTCTAGAATTCTTGCGTGTGACTCTCCCACttgtgcgtgcgcgcgaaaGATCGGTCACCGCCGCAGCGCGCGACACCCACACTGATGATGATAGTCAAAGACCGGCGCGAGTACGCGTTGCGCGCACTGACGATGCTTGCGCTTATGCTCGCCGACGTCGAGTGGGAGAAGGGTCGGCCAAGATGAGCAGCAGCcacagcagcatcagcagcggcTGTTTACGCGCTTGTTTTCGGAACGGCGGCGCACGCTCATCTGCGACGCTTCGCTCGGCTCCGCTCTCTTTCAGCTCTCTCACTCACACTAGAAGTGTCCGAGGCGGGTCTCCTGTGTGATCCTATAGTGCGTGTCCGGCCGCAACTCTTACCCTTTCTCGGGAGTCCTCTTCGCGTATCCGTCCGCCAGTGTATAACTATAGAGAAGAGACCGTCGTCGCGAGCTCGTGTGTGGGGCGAGTGGTATAATAGAatttctgcgcgcgcgagccatcACGCGATGGGATACCAGGTGTTCTCTCTAAGGTGCTTCGTATGTCTGtgtgcacgagagagagagagagagagagagagagagagagagagagagagagagagagagagagagggattcCCAAGGGTGGCGACTCCGCCCAATTCTCtgtgctttctttttttctctcgccaCACTTCGTATCTTCTTAATTCGCTTCTTCGTCGCGCATGCGTCCGCTCTCGATGCACACGTGCTGACGTTTATACGCCTGAGAGCTTGTTTCTCAAAAAAAGAGTCATTATTTCACTCGCAGTCATTGCCCACCAGAAGTGTTTGCCCCGAGTTCACATCGGTAGCCCTAATGGTTATACCTCGCCGTATACGACGCGCGTTGCGTGTGTACTACCGCGAAATTTACTCGGAGAGATAAGCAcggtaaattaaataaataatacgcGACGATCCACCTGATTTATAAAGGTGCTGTGTCATTCGCGCACAGTGTAATGCGCGTAGGCTGTATTGTCCGCTATTTCTTTGCGAACCGGAAGGCCCCTGGTATAAATAAGACGCGACAGCTCCGAATAAGAGAGGAAGCTATTAGAACTGCGATGCCACCGAGCGAAACTTCGGCCAACTCGAAACAACGTGCGGAACGTTACATGCTTTTTGCGCTCGATTCAATTACGCGAGATTAACTTTTGCCTTCTGGGGATATAACGCGTCCTTCGTGCgctgcagaaaaaaagaactaaGAGCTAACGCGACGACTCTTAATTTTTCGTAATGAACGAACTTTTGCATGTTTGCGCTAATGCGACACTCCGTGTATTCCGCAAACTAATAAACGCCTCGATATTGTTGCTGTCGTTGTTATTTAAATAGATTAGAAGGTCTGCTACGGGAAACGGGTGTGGACGGGCATAAAAACGGAATGACGGCTGTGTTGTGtacttgaaaaataaaacaaaaattgtataaaacgcgctctttctttttctaaagttttctttttatgaCTCGCTCCGCACAGACGCGCGTCTATCCAGACGAATAAGAGAGAAGTGAACAGTAGCGCTTTGTTCGCGCGAAGCCACCGAAACTTTTGGAAGAGATTGTATGGGCAGACCTTCCCCAAAAAGACGAGGTTCAATGGATGGCAATAAAAGCGTGAACGCTTTAAATGTGTGCgtatgtacgtgtgtataCTTGGGGTCCGATGGGCCCGGGCTCATCGTAAAAGGGACGCGGAAACCGGTGCTGTGAGTATGTATAAggctatatattatata
Coding sequences within it:
- the LOC100678914 gene encoding G-protein coupled receptor Mth2 isoform X3, encoding MPSTAGVLLVLLTFGLVAAEQPCHELVSVSLENATEVLAEGSVLLDGLTFPSSAQYRDEYGQLRGCPCLVMKCIRFCCQPGEFHDKLHKDRPGLCYKPSANETADEEFDLPPLPDGILDPEVSGYDDFYRIHRKGCVVPAQYGIYLSGRLAKNSDLPRISGDGHFVLENTNIDGVKTNYTHEQERFCVAYSRIHNTTKILACNSPAEDSRVKMENAMRWSETAANWLSVIFLIATFAVYSLFSSLRNLHGKTLMAYVACLTMAYAVLPFIKHAEIQNNILSDNSCKAMAYIVHFSFLASFFWLNVMCFDIWWTFGGFRSLHGSVKQRERKKFIMYSIYAWGCASTLTTVCMIMDLVPGIPAHIIRPEFGRGSCWFNSNKARAIYFYGPMGVTVICNICLFILTAHKILKHKKDTARQLKGSDSKRHDDNKQWFNLYLKLFIVMGINWSMEIISWLLEDKLPKSVWYITDLTNTLQGVIIFIIFVWKDKIRRLLVKRFGCKGNNFLSRNSTSRSGCPTSSTSRTTCVTAAPLQEKINPYADSYRGKATVTDESDCI
- the LOC100678914 gene encoding G-protein coupled receptor Mth2 isoform X2 — protein: MPSTAGVLLVLLTFGLVAAEQPCHELVSVSLENATEVLAEGSVLLDGLTFPSSAQYRDEYGQLRGCPCLVMKCIRFCCQPGEFHDKLHKDRPGLCYKPSANETADEEFDLPPLPDGILDPEVSGYDDFYRIHRKGCVVPAQYGIYLSGRLAKNSDLPRISGDGHFVLENTNIDGVKTNYTHEQERFCVAYSRIHNTTKILACNSPAEDSRVKMENAMRWSETAANWLSVIFLIATFAVYSLFSSLRNLHGKTLMAYVACLTMAYAVLPFIKHAEIQNNILSDNSCKAMAYIVHFSFLASFFWLNVMCFDIWWTFGLQTAMIKVPHHQCGFRSLHGSVKQRERKKFIMYSIYAWGCASTLTTVCMIMDLVPGIPAHIIRPEFGRGSCWFNSNKARAIYFYGPMGVTVICNICLFILTAHKILKHKKDTARQLKGSDSKRHDDNKQWFNLYLKLFIVMGINWSMEIISWLLEDKLPKSVWYITDLTNTLQGVIIFIIFVWKDKIRRLLVKRFGCKGNNFLSRNSTSRSGCPTSSTSRTTCVTAAPLQEKINPYADSYRGKATVTDESDCI